One Labrus mixtus chromosome 22, fLabMix1.1, whole genome shotgun sequence genomic window carries:
- the LOC132956775 gene encoding vacuolar protein sorting-associated protein 33B-like, translating to LVSQLPGKKDLFIEADLMRPLDRIANVSTLKQHEVDKLYKVEYKPIVSTSDQLCFLIRPRIQTVKWICDVANADKAAGRLRRYKMIFTPQKFYACEAMLEEQGIFGDVTTDEWSFYLLPLDDDIISLELPEFFRDNFLAGDQRWVRTAGSALHLLHSLYGPFSKVYGIGRCSKMAYESWREQVEEGEQTARQAEIGKVFLIDRDVDYVTPLCSQVVYEGLVDNIFRIKCGCVEFGPDVTSSDKSIKVMLNSQDRVFNEIRNEHFSNVFGFLSQKAKNLQTAYDKRRGMDIKQMKTFVSEELKGLKQEHRLLSLHISASESIMKKKTKQDFQEFLKTEHSLLEGFEIRECISFIEEHINRQVSMIESLRLLCLLSITENSLLPKDYRSLKAQYLQSYGVDHLLTFTNLRQLGLLVEQQPGETLTVMESKVGKLVNDKTAGKLTDAFSSLAKKNNFRALSRRLNLVPKTDEEYNLRVPRDMAYIFSGAYVPLSCKLIEQVLERDGWTGLEEVTRLLNGHEFAVTGSNGADSRAKSDAQRIILVMFLGGCTFSEISALRFLGREKGYKFIVVTTAITNSSRLIESLLDNHV from the exons CTTGTCTCACAGCTGCCGGGGAAGAAGGACCTCTTCATCGAGGCCGACTTGATGAGGCCGCTGGATCGTATTGCCAATGTGTCGACGCTAAAG caACATGAAGTCGACAAACTCTACAAAGTGGAATACAAACCTATTGTCAGCACCTCAGACCA GCTGTGCTTTCTGATCCGGCCGAGGATACAAACTGTGAAATGGATATGTG atgtgGCCAATGCAGACAAGGCAGCAGGAAGACTTAGAAGATACAAGATGATCTTTACCCCTCAGAAG TTTTATGCGTGTGAGGCGATGCTGGAGGAGCAGGGCATCTTTGGTG ATGTGACCACTGATGAATGGTCCTTCTACCTGCTTCCTCtggatgatgacatcatcagtctgGAGCTGCCGGAGTTCTTCAGGGACAACTTCCTG GCAGGGGACCAGCGGTGGGTGAGGACAGCTGGCAGTGCCCTGCACCTCCTTCACTCTCTGTACGGCCCCTTCTCTAAAGTCTACGGGATCGGCCGATGTTCCAAG ATGGCGTACGAGTCGTGGAGGGAGCAGGTCGAGGAGGGGGAGCAGACGGCTCGTCAGGCTGAAATAGGAAAAGTTTTCCTCATTGACAGAG ATGTGGACTATGTCACGCCTCTGTGCTCGCAAGTCGTCTACGAAGGACTTGTGGACAATATATTTAGAATCAAATGTG GATGTGTGGAGTTTGGCCCCGATGTCACGTCCTCGGACAAAAGCATCAAAGTCATGTTGAACTCTCAGGACAGG GTCTTCAACGAAATCAGGAACGAGCATTTCTCCAACGTCTTTGGTTTTCTGAGTCAGAAAGCCAAAAACCTCCAGACTGCATATGAC AAGCGTCGGGGCATGGACATAAAGCAGATGAAGACGTTTGTGTCCGAGGAACTGAAAGGGTTAAAACAGGAACATCGATTACTTAGCCTGC ACATCAGTGCCAGTGAGTCGatcatgaagaagaaaaccaagcaggattttcaggagtttctgaAGACTGAACACT cttTACTTGAAGGATTTGAAATCCGTGAATGTATTTCTTTCATAGAGGAGCACATCAACAGACAG gtctccaTGATAGAGAGTCTGAGGCTGCTTTGTCTTTTGTCCATCACAGAAAACA GTCTACTGCCAAAAGATTACCGGTCATTAAAAGCACAATATCTACAG AGCTATGGAGTAGACCACCTGCTCACATTCACCAACCTGAGGCAGCTCGGGCTGCTGGTGGAGCAGCAGCCGGGAGAGACGCTGACCGTGATGGAGAGCAAAGTGGGGAAACTCGTTAACGACAAGactgcag GAAAGTTGACTGACGCCTTCTCTTCTCTCGCTAAGAAGAACAATTTCAGAGCCCTGAGCCGAAGGCTAAATTTG GTGCCAAAGACTGATGAAGAATACAACCTGCGCGTCCCCAGAGACATGGCTTACATTTTCAGCGGTGCCTACGTCCCCCTGAGCTGCAAACTCATCGAGCAG GTGCTAGAGCGAGACGGTTGGACGGGGCTTGAAGAAGTAACCCGGCTGCTAAACGGGCATGAATTTGCCGTTACAG GCAGCAACGGAGCCGATTCAAGAGCAAAGAGCGACGCTCAGCGCATCATCCTCGTCATGTTCCTCGGCGGCTGCACCTTCTCAGAGATTTCAGCCCTACGCTTCCTCGGCAGAGAGAAAG GTTATAAATTCATCGTGGTAACAACAGCGATCACAAACAGTTCAAGACTCATCGAGTCTCTGCTGGACAACCATGTATGA
- the LOC132956554 gene encoding NADH dehydrogenase [ubiquinone] iron-sulfur protein 3, mitochondrial-like has protein sequence MMPKYIQQVQVTCYNELEVMIHPDGVVPVLTFLRDHTNAQFRNMIDLTAVDIPSRQNRFEIVYNLLSLRYNSRIRVKTYTDELTPVDSAVPVHMAANWYEREVWDMFGVFFANHPDLRRILTDYGFEGHPFRKDFPLSGYVEVRYDDEVKRVVAEPVELSQEFRKFDLNTPWEVFPAHREPKDAPPKLEAGEAPEKK, from the exons ATGATGCCCAAATACATCCAGCAGGTTCAG GTGACCTGTTATAATGAGCTGGAGGTGATGATCCATCCTGATGGCGTTGTCCCTGTGCTGACCTTCCTGAGGGACCACACCAACGCCCAGTTCAGGAACATGATCGACCTGACGGCTGTCGACATCCCCTCACGGCAGAACCGCTTTGAG ATTGTGTACAACCTGCTGTCGCTGCGCTACAACTCCCGTATCCGTGTTAAGACGTACACAGATGAGTTAACCCCTGTGGACTCTGCTGTGCCGGTCCACATGGCTGCAAACTGGTACGAGAGGG aGGTGTGGGACATGTTCGGTGTGTTCTTCGCCAACCACCCAGACCTGAGGCGTATTCTGACCGACTACGGCTtcgagggtcatcccttcaggAAGGACTTTCCTCTCTCGGGATACGTGGAG GTGCGCTATGATGACGAGGTGAAGCGCGTGGTGGCCGAGCCCGTGGAGCTGTCGCAGGAGTTCAGGAAGTTTGACCTGAACACGCCCTGGGAGGTTTTCCCGGCGCACAGGGAGCCCAAAGACGCCCCGCCCAAACTGGAGGCTGGAGAGGCTCCTGAGAAGAAATGA
- the LOC132956553 gene encoding phosphatidylglycerophosphatase and protein-tyrosine phosphatase 1-like, with amino-acid sequence MSGALARLLFYPTLTYNVVMEKVSLRRWFDRVDDTVILGALPFRSMTKQLVEAENVRGVITMNEMYETKYFCNSAEVS; translated from the exons ATGTCGGGCGCGTTAGCACGGCTGCTCTTCTACCCGACATTAACCTAcaatgttgtcatggagaaagtgtCCCTCAGACGCTGGTTTGACCGAGTGGACGACACCGTGATCCTGGGAGCGCTGCCGTTCAGATCCATGACAAAACAG CTGGTAGAAGCAGAAAACGTTCGCGGTGTCATCACCATGAACGAGATGTATGAAACCAAATATTTCTGCAACTCGGCCGAGGTGAGTTAA